From a region of the Dunckerocampus dactyliophorus isolate RoL2022-P2 chromosome 20, RoL_Ddac_1.1, whole genome shotgun sequence genome:
- the atp6v1c1b gene encoding V-type proton ATPase subunit C 1-B → MTEFWLISAPGEKTCQQTWDKLMVATTRTNNLSTNTKFNIPDLKVGTLDVLVGLSDELAKLDTFVESVVKKVAQYMADVLEDSRDKVQENLLANGLDLVTYITRFQWDMAKYPIKQSLKNISEIISKQATQIDNDLKARASAYNNLKGNLQNLERKNAGSLLTRSLADIVKKDDFVLDSEYLVTMLVVVPKTSFADWQKTYETLAEMVVPRSTKMLFEDNDSGLFSVTLFRKAVDDFKHKARENKFSVRDFQYNEEEMKADKEEMTRLSTDKKKQFGPLVRWLKVNFSEAFIAWVHIKALRVFVESVLRYGLPVNFQAMLLQPNKKNMKKLREVLYDLYKHLDSSAAIIDASMDIPGLNLSQQEYYPYVYYKIDCNLLDFKV, encoded by the exons ATGACGGAATTCTGGTTGATCTCTGCTCCGGGGGAGAAAACGTGCCAGCAGACGTGGGATAAGCTGATGGTGGCCACCACGCGCACCAACAACCTTTCCACCAACACCAAGTTCAACATCCCCGACCTGAAG GTGGGGACGCTGGACGTCTTGGTGGGGTTGTCGGATGAGCTGGCCAAGCTGGACACCTTTGTGGAGAG CGTGGTGAAGAAGGTCGCTCAGTACATGGCTGACGTTCTGGAGGACAGCCGGGACAAAGTTCAGGAGAACCTGCTGGCTAATGGAT TGGACCTGGTGACTTACATTACCAGATTCCAGTGGGACATGGCCAAGTATCCCATCAAGCAGTCACTGAAGAACATCTCTGAGATCATCTCCAAG CAAGCCACCCAGATAGACAACGACCTGAAGGCCAGAGCTTCAGCTTACAACAACCTGAAGGGAAACCTGCAGAACCTGGAACGGAAGAATGC GGGGAGCTTGTTGACCAGGAGTCTGGCTGACATTGTAAAGAAAGACGACTTTGTGTTGGACTCTGAGTACCTGGTCACCATGCTGGTGGTTGTACCTAA GACCAGCTTTGCTGACTGGCAGAAGACGTACGAAACCCTGGCAGAGATGGTGGTGCCTCGATCCACCAA GATGCTGTTTGAAGACAACGACAGTGGCCTCTTCAGCGTCACGCTCTTCCGGAAAGCGGTGGATGATTTCAAGCACAAGGCCAGAGAAAACAA GTTCAGTGTGCGTGACTTCCAGTACAACGAGGAGGAGATGAAAGCCGACAAAGAGGAGATGACTCGCTTGTCCACCGACAAGAAGAAGCAGTTT GGTCCTCTGGTGCGATGGCTCAAAGTCAACTTCAGCGAGGCCTTCATCGCTTGGGTCCACATCAAAGCTCTGCGTGTGTTTGTGGAGTCTGTGCTGAG ATACGGTCTGCCGGTCAACTTCCAGGCCATGCTGCTCCAGCCCAACAAGAAGAACATGAAGAAGCTGAGGGAGGTGCTCTACGACCTGTACAAGCACCTGGACAGCAGCGCCGCCATCATCGAC GCCTCCATGGACATCCCGggtctgaacctgagccaacagGAGTACTACCCTTACGTTTACTACAAGATCGACTGCAACCTGCTCGACTTCAAAGTCTAG
- the si:ch211-215i13.3 gene encoding uncharacterized protein si:ch211-215i13.3 isoform X1: protein MKGACRRPGTNRDDPIRSAFGAPVADDISRWAAGGAGRTRSSNRGKTFEAKRMVTTGTQCGKQNLSSTTNCNHQRRQRRSFSDQATRESKRKASKEASALSKEVQSISISSQADPEASADGR, encoded by the exons ATGAAAGGCGCATGTAGACGTCCGGGGACCAACCGAGACGATCCGATACGATCCGCGTTTGGAGCACCTGTGGCGGATGACATTTCCAGATGGGCTGCGGGGGGAGCAGGGCGGACGCGATCATCGAACCGAG GTAAGACTTTTGAGGCCAAGAGGATGGTGACCACAGGAACCCAATGTGGCAAGCAGAACCTGAGCAGCACCACGAACTGCAACCATCAGAGGAGGCAAAGACGATCTTTTAGTGAT CAAGCCACGCGAGAGTCCAAGAGGAAGGCGTCCAAGGAGGCCAGTGCCCTGAGTAAGGAGGTGCAGTCCATCAGCATCAGCAGCCAAGCAGACCCTGAAGCTTCCGCTGATGGCAGATGA
- the si:ch211-215i13.3 gene encoding brain and acute leukemia cytoplasmic protein isoform X2, with amino-acid sequence MGCGGSRADAIIEPRYHESWTRETESTWLTNTDVETPLPVSTSKTFEAKRMVTTGTQCGKQNLSSTTNCNHQRRQRRSFSDQATRESKRKASKEASALSKEVQSISISSQADPEASADGR; translated from the exons ATGGGCTGCGGGGGGAGCAGGGCGGACGCGATCATCGAACCGAGGTACCATGAGAGCTGGACCAGAGAGACGGAGTCGACGTGGCTGACCAACACGGACGTGGAGACTCCTCTTCCGGTGTCCACCA GTAAGACTTTTGAGGCCAAGAGGATGGTGACCACAGGAACCCAATGTGGCAAGCAGAACCTGAGCAGCACCACGAACTGCAACCATCAGAGGAGGCAAAGACGATCTTTTAGTGAT CAAGCCACGCGAGAGTCCAAGAGGAAGGCGTCCAAGGAGGCCAGTGCCCTGAGTAAGGAGGTGCAGTCCATCAGCATCAGCAGCCAAGCAGACCCTGAAGCTTCCGCTGATGGCAGATGA